From one Plasmodium coatneyi strain Hackeri chromosome 9, complete sequence genomic stretch:
- a CDS encoding Malaria antigen, which yields MKKDLSKRPVRARRKKTMNSFYYNSDYSNDLNSEESKGRMSFLKRGEASDEYETSGTSKTKEQRKYHDMYNHNQRVGNNPMMNDLRVNSMISHENKKNEFFDDSNNLKDSSDNEKRIRIKNHRAQNEEILNIKNEEKMEHNGNNNSLKADKGKSYNPGANGSSKANCNRAKHLSNSSENNYAKMAEKLPHVVGVRFDKSQNRWLSGICINGRCINRYFPVYKYGFEEARRLAIQHRKNFETANLGHLKKQQGESKTSHLNLLNINSQIPNGFKDIHGKNKLIFKYLSYDSIQKEWVVTYDYDNKVLVNKFPVDIYGYNNAYEMAVQCINRLTVCNQEKMCKNVNQDASQNVNQDASQSLNQSANQSANQSVGANAGPIAKMFKGENMKGLIASENDLSEQSGVVSASLAQRKEKTNKLFNLANKLLTTPIDSEEMNGLISHHENNMYNGGSKHFLGGEYNNNTYSSEYLSDKKQKVGQSDSDVGNPRSDKTPHPNEYNNFYKNETSFLGNDFHYFNNAIKQLNSTNNANDSSSSHFKPDSYNESSYAAVNGSSFPLVEDDGIIGSVFDSHKNILTSGGSNMPGKDINDGNEQSDLAYLSSMKRNSDDNSAKLLHLLNTSLISEEDQNTYHLLNNVLKHSNVNNKSIESGSTTVNHTLDEEESEKRAIGVVKWNHLIKSQEYQAINNNGQYSSNNNMNNMNNACSSSRKKENPFQGSTNEGITNPQILEAFLKLSSEKDGPLDSSINLDENDQQREDKHVRNESRHYGEDTGEGSHGDQNDLTNRVEKNRAFGQYFHGERETEGSVHANDDEENFQNEVEKKSKMNEHLNYENLLNFNKMIRNLMNKNNNNNSYNDEKIIKGMNTLINMTTTPVGDKTDENVTDQNRDNEQRSYGASTMNELQGVVKRHVEASINYEDYITVKDEQDDDAMNEEEEQGEDATPLMDPESENQVQSAQNDVAVCHTSSNGDVVTNQPGSEEEEKPNGENSPHEDTQKEVEEECPEKNVENIIDQNAENSNAPNDAVTTTQEDNPTEANQLEEKKTKQNNECNEIAMTLYPWKKGIQWNEQKNMWVCKLWDESGNEITKHVYVKNKEGVEIGYNYCSKLRMNSFDFYLSSELKKFPPIEEISYDLQNLCFVVDYKDEEKKRYSFEGGICRAFEDAVEYLNKRKGEENNAAENVEEGGEELDSGGDRADGEKQNAEEDQEEGDSQVDMNKETDENSQTDLNNQTNLNNQTDGNHDPHNIADFVQDERNHAQLDDTFKELNYFECRQKLPSSNTCEQTKLAYSLKPWVKGIIWEEKMKKWVVFFKDINKNLRISFFNPCDYNNDVILSYKKCCEYFLQIKKSNNFDENEEDFSESIRDFIKNFEFENTTGEHHPNEGNNEGDENDDEGGAGADLIKANQSKSLDYYSKDKDHMNFGDYNQVNSSYLSKISEMLLSMRKQNNNRNGNEQYDDELNEEDQDDAASMQQFPNGGKTAEKRKFNLMNNANDSNNLSYADARKLIKLELPNDEVLHSSQNGNDLKGNNAMALLQAYKYAADLADRKGNGKGDLLFMQNSEFFNQINHSNLVDNEKTRKRKKGNKRAFGKGKHGIGENADNAAAGSDNTESDDENDRNDANRNSNSGRTVRKGLLVESKKYFDLQESGHLLNGSNDYLLNDEDGSYKMDYSGSERQKKANLTNEYGYNITSSTHNNNSNTYQEDGTAIAGRGIKNEANYDSNFLGGNNIDSNSDIMMNGNNANSNHINLLKQQQGVVAGADIAAMLEYVRNNADNGTTTTMNTDLTHSNNNGKGGALRNYEKYTSNMDNRSINKTNEKLDSLIENNINVRLPKSEILNQAASLPKLQGMFFDKRRNYWTVSVCGFRKSFGVRTRGVYQAYKMAAEFRNRILETNKGKCYPQKSSSMSSNYKYNLKNANNNGLIKDEKGSFALESAVPNMEDENFKKKTMSLCNMGNGNNDKDLLPGGDPRGVAGMGSGAFGSKGNNNLGFVTSNIYDYLWDKKSNGMAGVSASNCSAVCGAVCTGMCTAIGGSTICSGACGGICSGNCSGGKKDVTNNSTTNSVSYDENFTNLEDDKTNLNGKTNKYIGEKRLRGNYIPSKNENGIMSMMTDSNLMQLLNEGTGAEALLRDNKTGQLKKLNGHNVSSSNSAISNNGGNPTNYSPTHIYEVDNNNGNQDYYLKGEDGKTDLNKSEDYKNGKSNSSSNHVSPSMNLIKAAMNMNSDDGSKTGNVSFAGLDSDDAPNNNLHKISTTFGEQLSHEEPYGKNVTHNDYDVHTQNSKAMTEVELLNKLISHNIDENLCLSFSNNMPYSGDENYEQGKEDLYKTYNFDGDNKSFNFGSLLDETVEERDIRINKEVHKCKFVEGLIYDEANKCFRIKINGYRKAYSVIRRGVKEAYKLSIAAIQQIRGQAHIGALSGLNIGLNGNSPSSGNLVGGKLNNTSEQGQINSNNLTHLYNSSPENSKHGPLYNYHQYKNKQETQNDFADGMFEKAPDVNNNESTQVDSNRDDSLGETKKVPRENNNAFPTLNIDDKYYELLKTAIIICLNDILMNSIPKLFHLYKNISSTTNVKIEDVLNTEKKKKEQSIKYHIEYTQNSIGVSSLIPYLRLFSMEILNNVLPSTQSLEIQRQIIHSLDLQTYNTSY from the exons atgaagaaagATTTAAGTAAAAGACCGGTCAGagcgaggaggaagaaaactaTGAATTCGTTCTATTATAACAGCGATTACAGTAATGACTTAAACAGTGAGGAGTCCAAAGGACGAATGAGCTTTCTAAAAAGAGGTGAAGCTTCCGACGAATATGAAACATCAGGGACGAGTAAAACGAAGGAACAGAGGAAATATCATGACATGTATAACCACAACCAAAGGGTAGGAAACAACCCAATGATGAATGACCTCCGTGTCAATTCGATGATATCGcatgagaataaaaaaaatgaattctttGACGATAGTAACAACTTAAAGGATTCAAGTgacaatgaaaaaagaatcaGAATAAAAAACCACCGGGCGCAAAACGAAGAAATtttgaacataaaaaatgaagaaaaaatggagcacaATGGAAATAACAACTCCCTTAAGGCAGATAAAGGGAAGAGCTACAACCCTGGTGCAAATGGTTCTAGCAAAGCAAATTGTAATCGAGCCAAACATTTATCCAATAGTAGTGAAAATAATTATGCCAAAATGGCAGAGAAGCTACCTCACGTAGTTGGCGTTCGATTTGACAAATCACAGAACAGATGGCTTTCCGGCATTTGTATTAATGGAAGGTGCATCAATAGATACTTTCCAGTCTATAAGTATGGTTTTGAGGAGGCCAGAAGGCTAGCCATACAACACAGGAAAAATTTCGAAACGGCTAATTTGGGTCACTTGAAGAAGCAGCAGGGCGAATCGAAAACGTCCCACCTGAATCTTCTGAACATCAATTCGCAAATACCAAATGGATTTAAAG ATATCcatggaaagaacaaattgatTTTCAAGTATCTATCGTACGACTCCATCCAAAAGGAGTGGGTAGTCACATACGACTACGACAACAAGGTCCTGGTGAATAAATTCCCCGTGGACATCTACGGATACAATAACGCATACGAAATGGCCGTTCAGTGCATCAACAGGTTGACGGTCTGTaatcaggaaaaaatgtgtaaaaatgtcaATCAGGatgctagccaaaatgttAACCAGGATGCTAGCCAAAGTCTCAACCAAAGTGCCAATCAAAGTGCTAATCAAAGTGTCGGTGCGAACGCCGGCccaattgcaaaaatgttcaaAGGTGAAAATATGAAAGGACTAATAGCGTCAGAAAATGACCTCAGCGAACAAAGCGGCGTTGTTTCCGCATCCCTCGCTCAacgtaaagaaaaaacaaataaactGTTTAACCTAGCGAATAAGCTATTAACAACCCCCATTGATAGTGAAGAAATGAATGGGCTAATTTCCCATCatgaaaataatatgtacaacgGGGGTAGTAAACACTTCCTTGGAGGAGAGTACAATAATAACACATACAGTAGTGAGTACCTCTCTGACAAGAAGCAGAAAGTGGGACAATCAGATTCGGATGTAGGGAATCCTCGTTCGGATAAAACCCCCCACCCAAATGAatataacaatttttacaaaaatgaaacatCGTTTTTGGGTAACGATTTTCATTACTTTAACAATGCAATAAAACAGTTAAACTCCACAAACAATGCAAATgatagtagtagtagtcaTTTCAAGCCGGACTCGTACAACGAGTCAAGTTACGCAGCAGTGAACGGCTCCAGTTTCCCCCTCGTAGAGGACGATGGAATTATTGGAAGCGTTTTTGATAGTCATAAAAATATCCTCACAAGTGGTGGTAGTAATATGCCAGGCAAAGACATCAACGACGGCAACGAACAGTCAGATTTGGCCTACTTGAGTAGTATGAAAAGGAACAGTGATGATAACAGTGCCAAGCTATTGCACCTTCTGAATACCAGCCTTATAAGCGAGGAAGACCAAAATACTTACCACCTCTTGAACAACGTACTTAAGCATAGCAACGTGAATAATAAATCCATCGAAAGTGGTAGCACCACGGTGAACCATACGTtggatgaggaggaaagtgaaaaaagggcTATAGGAGTAGTAAAGTGGAACCATCTGATAAAGAGCCAGGAGTATCAAGCGATAAACAATAATGGGCAATATAGCAGTAATAACAACATGAACAACATGAACAACGCCTGTAGCAGTAgtaggaagaaagagaatCCCTTTCAAGGGAGTACCAATGAAGGAATAACGAATCCGCAAATTCTTGaagcctttttaaaattgagcAGCGAAAAAGATGGACCATTAGACTCATCCATAAATCTGGACGAAAATGACCAACAGAGGGAGGACAAACATGTGCGAAATGAATCACGACACTATGGTGAGGATACTGGAGAGGGAAGCCACGGTGACCAAAATGACCTCACCAATCGGGTGGAGAAAAATCGCGCCTTTGGTCAATATTTCCACGGAGAAAGGGAAACAGAAGGATCAGTACATGCCAACGATGATGAGGAGAATTTCCAAAatgaagtagaaaaaaaaagcaaaatgaatgaacatttaAATTACGAAAATCTACTCAACTTTAACAAAATGATAAGGAACCTAATGAacaagaataataataataacagttACAATGatgagaaaattattaaaggAATGAACACCTTAATAAATATGACTACTACCCCCGTGGGGGATAAAACGGATGAAAACGTAACGGATCAGAACAGGGATAATGAACAGAGGAGTTATGGTGCTTCCACCATGAACGAACTGCAAGGTGTGGTCAAAAGGCACGTGGAGGCGTCCATCAATTATGAAGATTACATCACAGTGAAGGATGAACAGGACGATGATGCGAtgaatgaggaggaggaacaagGGGAAGATGCCACCCCGTTGATGGATCCCGAAAGTGAAAACCAGGTGCAGTCTGCTCAGAATGATGTGGCTGTTTGTCATACGAGCAGTAATGGCGACGTAGTAACAAACCAACCAGGCagtgaagaagaggagaaaccGAATGGGGAAAACTCCCCCCATGAGGATACGCaaaaagaagtggaagaggAATGcccagaaaaaaatgtcgaaAATATAATCGATCAAAATGCAGAGAACAGCAATGCACCAAACGATGCCGTGACAACAACGCAGGAGGATAACCCAACGGAAGCAAACCaactggaggaaaaaaaaacaaagcaaAACAACGAATGTAACGAAATTGCTATGACGCTATACCCatggaaaaaaggcatacaGTGGAAcgagcaaaaaaatatgtgggTATGCAAATTATGGGACGAAAGTGGAAACGAAATTACCAAACATGTCTACGTGAAGAACAAAGAAGGAGTAGAAATTGGTTATAACTACTGCTCAAAGTTGAGAATGAATTCGTTTGATTTTTACTTAAGCAGTGAATTGAAGAAGTTCCCCCCAATTGAAGAAATTTCGTATGACCTGCAAAACCTGTGCTTTGTGGTGGACTACAAGgatgaggaaaagaagaggtacTCATTCGAAGGGGGAATATGCAGGGCGTTCGAGGATGCCGTGGAGTATTTGAATAAACGAAAGGGCGAGGAAAACAACGCAGCAGAAAATGTAGAAGAGGGTGGCGAAGAACTTGACAGTGGTGGTGATCGCGCTGATGGTGAGAAGCAAAATGCAGAGGAGGACCAAGAGGAAGGGGATAGCCAGGTGGACATGAACAAGGAGACAGATGAAAATAGCCAAACGGATTTGAATAACCAAACAAATTTGAATAACCAAACAGATGGCAACCATGACCCGCACAACATTGCCGACTTTGTGCAGGACGAAAGGAACCACGCCCAGCTAGACGACACGTTCAAAGAATTGAACTACTTCGAGTGCAGGCAAAAATTACCAAGTAGTAACACGTGCGAGCAGACCAAGTTAGCCTACAGCTTGAAACCTTGGgtaaaaggaataatttgggaagaaaaaatgaaaaagtgggTTGTGTTCTTTAAagacataaataaaaacttaAGAATAAGCTTTTTCAATCCATGTGACTATAATAACGATGTTATACTttcttataaaaaatgctgtgagtattttcttcaaattaaAAAGTCCAATAATTTTGACGAAAATGAGGAGGATTTTTCTGAGTCCATTCGAGACTTCATTAAAAACTTTGAGTTTGAAAACACGACAGGTGAGCATCACCCGAATGAAGGTAACAATGAGGGGGATGAAAACGACGATGAGGGTGGTGCAGGGGCAGATCTGATTAAAGCGAACCAAAGCAAAAGCCTAGATTATTATAGTAAAGATAAGGACCACATGAATTTTGGTGACTATAACCAGGTGAATAGTAGCTACCTCAGTAAGATAAGTGAAATGCTGCTTTCCATGCGGAAGCAAAACAACAATCGTAATGGCAATGAGCAGTATGACGATGAATTGAATGAGGAGGACCAGGATGATGCAGCTTCTATGCAGCAGTTTCCAAATGGTGGAAAAACGgctgaaaaaagaaaattcaacCTGATGAACAATGCAAATGACAGTAACAATTTAAGCTATGCAGACGCAAGGAAGTTAATAAAGTTGGAGTTACCCAACGATGAGGTTCTTCACTCCTCTCAGAATGGGAATGACCTAAAGGGGAACAACGCTATGGCGCTGCTTCAAGCATATAAGTACGCAGCAGATCTAGCCGATCGGAAAGGGAATGGAAAAGGCGACTTGCTGTTTATGCAAAATAGCGAATTTTTTAACCAAATTAATCATTCCAATCTTGTTGATAATGAGAAAacaagaaagaggaaaaagggcAACAAACGAGCATTTGGAAAGGGCAAACATGGCATTGGAGAAAACGCAGATAATGCTGCTGCAGGTAGCGATAACACAGAAAGTGATGACGAAAACGACCGGAACGATGCAAACAGAAACAGCAACAGTGGTCGTACTGTGCGAAAAGGACTACTAGTGGagagcaaaaaatattttgaccTCCAAGAGAGTGGCCATCTACTTAACGGAAGTAATGACTACCTGTTGAATGACGAAGATGGAAGTTATAAAATGGATTACTCCGGATCGGAGAGGCAGAAAAAGGCAAATCTAACCAATGAATATGGTTACAACATTACATCCTCCACCCACAACAATAATAGCAATACTTATCAGGAGGATGGTACGGCCATCGCTGGAAGGGGCATAAAGAACGAAGCAAATTATGACTCGAATTTTCTAGGAGGGAATAATATCGACTCCAATAGCGACATAATGATGAATGGGAACAACGCAAATAGTAATCACATAAATTTGTTGAAGCAACAACAGGGAGTTGTAGCAGGGGCGGATATTGCCGCTATGCTAGAGTATGTTAGAAATAATGCCGATAACGGTACTACTACTACCATGAATACAGACTTGACGCATAGTAATAATAACGGCAAAGGGGGTGCCCTGCGAAATTATGAAAAGTACACATCCAACATGGACAATAGATCCATTAACAAAACGAATGAGAAGCTAGATTCCCTTATTGAGAACAACATAAATGTGAGACTGCCCAAAAGTGAAATACTAAACCAAGCCGCGAGCTTGCCAAAGTTGCAAGGAATGTTCTTTGACAAGAGAAGAAACTACTGGACTGTGAGTGTATGCGGATTTAGGAAATCCTTTGGTGTTCGAACGAGAGGAGTGTACCAAGCATACAAAATGGCTGCCGAGTTTCGTAACCGAATCTTAGAAACGAACAAAGGGAAATGCTATCCTCAGAAAAGCTCAAGTATGTCTAGCaactataaatataatttaaaaaatgccaacAATAATGGACTGATTAAAgacgaaaaaggaagttttGCACTTGAGTCTGCTGTGCCCAATATGGAGgacgaaaattttaaaaaaaaaaccatgtCTTTGTGTAACATGGGCAATGGTAATAACGATAAGGATCTCCTTCCTGGGGGAGACCCACGAGGTGTAGCAGGCATGGGAAGTGGTGCCTTCGGCTCAAAGGGAAACAACAACCTTGGATTCGTTACCTCCAACATTTATGACTACCTTTGGGATAAGAAGTCCAACGGAATGGCAGGCGTCTCCGCAAGTAATTGCAGTGCAGTTTGTGGTGCAGTTTGCACGGGAATGTGTACCGCAATTGGGGGAAGCACAATTTGCAGCGGAGCCTGTGGCGGAATCTGCTCAGGCAACTGTAGTGGAGGTAAGAAGGACGTAACGAACAACAGCACCACGAACAGCGTAAGTTATGacgaaaattttaccaatttGGAGGACGATAAAACAAACCTGAATGGAAAGACTAATAAATACATTGGTGAAAAAAGACTCCGAGGAAATTATATCCCATCCAAGAACGAAAATGGAATAATGTCAATGATGACGGATTCGAATTTAATGCAGCTGttaaatgaaggaacaggAGCAGAGGCATTGCTCAGAGATAACAAAACTGGCCAATTGAAGAAACTAAACGGGCACAATGTGTCCTCTAGCAATAGCGCCATAAGCAACAACGGTGGGAACCCAACCAATTATTCCccaacacatatatacgaaGTGGATAATAATAACGGTAACCAGGATTATTACCTGAAGGGGGAGGATGGAAAAACTGACTTGAATAAATCAGAAgattacaaaaatggaaagagcaACAGTAGTAGCAACCATGTGAGTCCAAGCATGAATTTGATAAAAGCTGCCATGAACATGAACAGCGATGATGGAAGCAAGACGGGTAATGTAAGCTTTGCCGGGCTGGACAGCGATGATGCTCCAAATAACAACCTGCACAAAATATCAACAACGTTCGGCGAGCAGCTTTCACATGAGGAGCCCTACGGAAAAAACGTCACCCATAACGACTACGACGTGCACACACAGAACAGTAAAGCGATGACCGAAGTAGAATTGCTAAATAAATTGATATCGCACAACATCGACGAAAATTTGTGCTTATCCTTTTCAAATAATATGCCATATTCAGGAGACGAAAACTAtgaacaaggaaaagaagatcTATACAAAACGTACAACTTCGATGGGGATAATAAGTCGTTCAATTTTGGCTCACTGTTAGACGAAACTGTCGAAGAAAGAGACATACGAATAAACAAAGAGGTCCACAAGTGCAAATTTGTCGAAGGGCTCATATATGACGAAGCTAACAAGTGCTTTCGAATTAAGATTAATGGGTACAGGAAGGCTTACTCAGTTATAAGACGTGGTGTTAAAGAGGCCTACAAGTTGAGCATTGCAGCTATTCAACAGATTCGGGGGCAGGCACACATCGGAGCACTAAGCGGTCTGAATATCGGCCTGAACGGCAACAGCCCAAGTAGTGGAAATCTCGTCGGTGGAAAACTGAACAACACATCCGAGCAGGGACAAATAAACTCCAACAACTTAACACACCTTTACAACTCCAGCCCAGAAAATTCCAAACACGGCCCACTCTACAACTATCATCAGTACAAGAACAAGCAGGAAACGCAGAACGATTTCGCAGATGGCATGTTTGAAAAAGCACCCGATGTAAACAATAATGAATCCACGCAAGTGGACTCGAACAGAGACGATTCCTTGGGCGAAACGAAAAAG GTCCCAAGAGAAAATAACAATGCCTTCCCAACACTCAACATTGACGACAAGTATTATGAGCTTCTCAAAACGGCCATCATCATTTGCCTGAATGACATTCTAATGAATTCCATCCCCAAGTTGTTTCATCTATACAAAAATATCAGCTCCACAACGAACGTAAAAATTGAAGACGTGTTAAATAccgagaagaagaaaaaggagcagTCCATCAAGTACCACATAGAGTACACCCAGAATTCCATTGGTGTATCATCTCTTATTCCGTACCTTCGACTGTTTAGCATGGAAATTTTAAACAACGTTCTGCCGTCAACCCAGTCCCTCGAAATTCAGAGGCAGATCATCCACTCGCTCGATTTGCAGACCTACAACACGTCCTACTGA
- a CDS encoding ATPase, with translation MNLHKEKRIPLCCEICLKDEKDVSDEVIKTAAHKWLFSLGITITLGRHDPKKINCEKLNNSCDYIVIEPAVPIKIVKESNENYDNGVYGKFCTTHYSVYEMNSCYDVDVHTDNAPNCGLPSWENSHPMEGPREEDVFAKNTTLLRNPNCERTNMPNHWGEQKGQCLPNGHSNTNLIGPLAVPQNAVNSSTQYNEIQNKEILQPSSKLLFTIPMIGEKSTSSMEEDPIILPNFCCIVNVVTYYKNDELVEEQFNEPSENEEGSDQDGENTHEEKKKNGKSVPIFSQYILPHLRFHKLWDSLYYEENIKRDLLEYVSALMLFATKKIDRNLINYNHLVLLYGPPGTGKTSLCKALANKICIRLSNIYATGVLIELNTHTLFSKWFSESGKQVLKLFNKIKRIIEDYGENDIFICLLIDEVESLSADRRRSMDSTEPSDTIRVVNTLLTQIDSLKYYHNTLLLTTSNISEMIDDAFIDRVDLKQFIGLPNEECRYEIYKDCIEELMEKGIIHFSSKVPNYERVKKLLKNGAGKETDEYIYGTELMKCARMSNGFSGRCLRRVPFQAYAYFCQATLRFYNSTNNNNQKVLISLVDFLMALQRAIRKEVMNKSKLMDQKK, from the exons ATGAACCTGCACAAGGAAAAGCGAATCCCCCTGTGCTGCGAAATTTGCTTAAAAGACGAAAAGGACGTATCTGACGAAGTAATAAAGACGGCAGCCCACAAGTGGCTGTTCTCCTTAGGAATAACCATAACGTTAGGGCGGCACGatcccaaaaaaattaactgtGAAAAGTTGAACAACTCTTGCGACTATATAGTTATCGAGCCAGCTGTGCCAATAAAAATAGTGAAGGAGAGCAACGAAAATTACGACAATGGAGTGTATGGGAAATTCTGCACTACGCATTATTCCGTTTATGAAATGAATTCATGTTACGATGTGGACGTCCATACGGATAATGCACCCAATTGTGGTTTACCCAGTTGGGAGAATTCTCACCCCATGGAAGGGCCAAGAGAAGAAGATGTGTTTGCAAAAAATACAACCCTGTTGCGGAACCCAAATTGTGAAAGGACAAATATGCCTAACCATTGGGGGGAGCAAAAAGGACAGTGCCTTCCCAATGGGCACAGCAACACCAACCTAATTGGCCCTCTAGCCGTTCCACAAAATGCTGTGAATTCATCTACCCAATATAACGAAATACAAAACAAAGAGATCTTACAGCCAAGTTCAAAATTGTTATTTACGATCCCCATGATAGGTGAAAAATCAACATCCTCCATGGAGGAAGATCCAATAATTTTGCCAAACTTTTGTTGCATTGTAAATGTAGTCACGTACTACAAAAATGACGAACTGGTGGAAGAACAATTTAACGAACCAagtgaaaatgaagaaggttCAGATCAAGACGGGGAAAATACtcatgaagaaaaaaaaaaaaatggaaagagcgtgcccattttttctcaataTATTTTACCGCACTTACGTTTTCATAAATTATGGGACAGTCTATATTatgaggaaaatataaaaagagatTTACTCGAATATGTTTCTGCTTTAATGCTCTttgctacaaaaaaaattgatcgcaatttaattaattataatCACCTTGTGTTGTTGTATGGACCTCCAGGAACGGGGAAAACCTCCCTCTGTAAAGCTCTGGCTAACAAGATTTGCATTCGTCTgtcaaatatatatgcgaCAG GCGTTTTGATTGAGCTGAACACCCACACGTTGTTCTCCAAATGGTTTAGTGAATCGGGGAAGCAAGTGCTAAAGTTATTTAACAAGATTAAAAGGATAATCGAGGATTATGGCGAAAATGATATTTTCATCTGCCTCTTGATAGACGAGGTGGAAAGTTTGTCTGCAGACAGGAGGAGGTCCATGGACAGCACGGAGCCCTCGGATACTATACGAGTCGTCAACACGTTGCTCACCCAAATAGACTCCCTTAAATATTACCACAACACGTTGTTGCTCACCACGTCCAACATTTCCG AAATGATCGATGACGCCTTCATCGACAGAGTAGACCTAAAGCAGTTCATTGGGTTGCCAAACGAAGAATGCAGATACGAGATTTACAAGGACTGCATCGAAGAATTG ATGGAGAAGGGTATAATTCACTTTTCCTCGAAGGTTCCGAATTATGAGCGAGTTAAGAAATTGCTCAAG AACGGAGCGGGGAAAGAGACGGATGAATACAT CTACGGAACCGAACTGATGAAGTGCGCCAGGATGAGTAACGGTTTCAGTGGCCGCTGCTTGAGGAGAGTTCCCTTCCAAGCATACGCCTACTTCTGCCAAGCG ACCCTACGCTTTTACAATTCGACAAATAATAACAATCAGAAGGTTTTAATTTCACTGGTGGACTTTTTGATGGCTCTTCAGAGGGCCATTCGAAAGGAAGTTATGAATAAGAGTAAATTGATGGACCAAAAGAAGTAG
- a CDS encoding NADPH:adrenodoxin oxidoreductase, which yields MNLRNLLCNRAQRAKVGGWCLEGKLPFTGKFFHTNEAKPFKVGIIGAGPSALYCCKHLLKHERVKVDIFEKLPNPYGLIRYGVAPDHINVKNTYRTFDPVFLSSNYRFFGNVHVGVDLTMEELRDHYNCVIFCCGASEVSLPIWQKDEDNALIGGGNQHGKGSGLFHARDLIYFYNNMYKDMRCRRIDNYLNSFENFTTSVIIGNGNVSLDIARILIKSPDDLNKTDISSDFLKVIKRHNIKHIYIVGRRGFWQSSFTNAELRELISLENTKVILSKKNYDLCCLLKSDEEGNTNMKKRQHEIFQKMVKNYEEVEKNKDFYKTHKIIEFIFYFEIKEIQPIDSAMKNVQFELNKNIPMSYSSFKENKVLVTPLVIFATGFKKSNFTENLYNQSVQMFGEDIEQHKFGIFKAGWFDTGPKGNIASQILNSKYSTHLVLNFLQKVDTFFDNDISILLRRKQIPYVSFDDWTYLHQLEKQMGEQQNKIGQKFSQMGEVLRVLKDRMGQSH from the coding sequence ATGAATTTGCGCAACTTGCTTTGCAACCGAGCACAACGCGCGAAAGTAGGAGGGTGGTGTCTCGAAGGGAAACTCCCCTTCACGGGAAAGTTCTTCCACACCAATGAAGCCAAACCGTTTAAGGTGGGCATCATTGGAGCTGGCCCGTCGGCCCTCTACTGTTGCAAGCATTTACTAAAACATGAAAGAGTTAAAGttgacatttttgaaaagcTACCCAACCCGTATGGCCTGATTAGGTATGGAGTGGCCCCTGATCACATTAATGTGAAGAATACATACAGAACTTTTGACCCCGTTTTTTTAAGTTCCAATTACAGATTTTTTGGAAATGTGCACGTAGGGGTGGACCTAACAATGGAAGAACTTCGGGACCACTACAACTGTGTGATCTTCTGTTGCGGCGCGTCTGAAGTGTCACTTCCCATTTGGCAGAAAGATGAGGATAACGCGCTTATCGGGGGGGGAAATCAACACGGAAAAGGAAGCGGTCTTTTCCATGCAAGGGATCTCATCTACTTTTACAACAACATGTACAAAGATATGCGATGCAGAAGAATAGACAATTACCTAAATTCATTCGAAAATTTCACCACCTCTGTCATCATAGGGAACGGAAATGTGTCCCTAGACATAGCACGCATATTGATAAAATCTCCCGACGatttaaataaaacagaCATCAGCAGTGACTTCCTGAAGGTGATAAAGCGACACAATATTAAACACATCTACATCGTTGGAAGAAGGGGATTCTGGCAGTCATCGTTTACCAATGCAGAGCTCAGGGAATTAATTTCGTTAGAGAATACCAAAGTcattttaagtaaaaaaaattatgacctCTGTTGCCTTTTAAAAAGCGATGAGGAGGGAAAtacaaatatgaaaaaaaggcaacatgaaatttttcaaaaaatggtaaaaaattatgaggaggtagaaaaaaataaagatttttacaaaacaCATAAAATTatcgaatttattttttactttgaaataaaagaaatacaaCCCATCGACAGTGCCATGAAGAACGTACAATTTGaactgaacaaaaatattcccaTGTCCTATTCGTCTTTTAAAGAAAACAAAGTCTTGGTAACTCCACTGGTCATCTTCGCTAcgggatttaaaaaaagcaacttCACAGAAAATTTGTACAATCAGTCTGTTCAAATGTTTGGGGAAGATATAGAGCAGCACAAGTTTGGGATTTTCAAGGCAGGGTGGTTTGATACAGGACCCAAGGGGAATATAGCTAGTCAGATTTTGAACTCCAAATATTCAACACACCTCGTTTTAAACTTCCTCCAGAAAGTGGACACCTTTTTTGACAATGACATTTCTATCTTGTTACGACGAAAGCAAATTCCCTATGTTTCCTTTGATGACTGGACTTACCTCCACCAGCTGGAGAAACAAATGGGGGAGCAGCAAAACAAAATTGGCCAAAAGTTCtcccaaatgggggaggTGTTGCGTGTACTGAAGGACAGAATGGGGCAAAGCCACTGA